Genomic window (Candidatus Hydrogenedentota bacterium):
ATTCACGGTGCCGGACACGGCGATGTTTGCGGTGCGGTCGCCGCTGACGGCGTCTGTCGCCGTCGCGCCGGGCTCAAGGTAGGTCTGCCCCACGTTGAGCGTGACCGTCGTGCCTCCAAGCAGCGTCACCACCGGCGGCGTGGTATCGCCCGCCTGTTGCATCACCACTTCCGCCCCGCTGCCCTGCGCGCCGGGAGCGGTCACTTTCACCCAGGCATTGCGGGTGGACTGCGTCTCGTTGGCGGCAAGGTT
Coding sequences:
- a CDS encoding DUF5011 domain-containing protein, translating into MKVTAPGAQGSGAEVVMQQAGDTTPPVVTLLGGTTVTLNVGQTYLEPGATATDAVSGDRTANIAVSGTVNTGMPGTYYLTYQAADVAGNLGNATRTVVIVGETPEGVPVGSWATPILMMAAALMLLIAYRRRRAA